A region from the Candidatus Electrothrix scaldis genome encodes:
- a CDS encoding restriction endonuclease subunit S: MNIEQLTSEHLAVWTGAQVAKAAGGRGRGKKNEDVQSYGIKKLRELILELAVRGKLVPQDSADEPAAVLLERIAAEKARLVKEGKIKRQKKLPEISEEEKPFGLPEGWEWVRLQQIIQVSSGDNLTAANMNSDGEIPVFGGNGITGYHDKANVTKQTLVIGRVGYYCGSVHITPDVAWVTDNAFKTTYPEDNIYLHFLYWLLNGTNLKEHENATAQPVISGRKIYPIVIGLPPLSEQHRIVAKVDELMALCDRLEQQQSDSAATHQALIATLLDALTNSADHTEFAATWQRIAENFEILFTTEQSIDQLKQTILQLAVMGKLVPQNPEDEPAAVLLEKIAAEKTRLIKEGQIKRQKKLPEITEEEKPFALPSGWEWARFDSLSLHSEAGWSPKCESAPRVGNNWGVLKVSAVTWGNYNPDENKALPDNLEPKPEYEVKPRDFLISRANTAQLVARSVVVPDDAPAQLMMSDKIIRFVFSSKVDVEFINRVNSSSFCRDYYARIAGGTSSSMKNVSRVNIRNLPIPLPPLPEQHRIVTKVDELLTLCDTLKSRLHKARSTQVQLADALVAQVVDA, translated from the coding sequence GTGAACATAGAGCAGCTGACAAGCGAGCATCTGGCGGTCTGGACCGGGGCCCAGGTTGCAAAGGCAGCTGGGGGCAGAGGCCGTGGTAAAAAAAACGAGGACGTGCAATCTTACGGGATCAAGAAACTGCGGGAGCTGATTCTGGAGCTGGCTGTGCGCGGGAAGCTGGTGCCGCAAGATTCTGCGGATGAACCGGCAGCAGTGTTGCTGGAGCGGATTGCTGCTGAGAAGGCGCGGTTGGTGAAGGAAGGGAAGATTAAGCGGCAGAAGAAGTTGCCGGAGATCAGCGAGGAGGAGAAGCCCTTTGGGTTGCCGGAGGGGTGGGAGTGGGTGAGACTTCAGCAGATTATCCAAGTTTCGTCTGGAGATAATCTTACTGCTGCAAACATGAATTCCGACGGAGAAATACCTGTATTTGGCGGCAATGGAATTACTGGCTACCACGACAAGGCTAATGTTACAAAGCAAACGTTAGTTATTGGTCGGGTCGGATATTATTGTGGCTCTGTACATATAACTCCAGACGTAGCATGGGTTACGGACAACGCTTTCAAGACAACCTATCCAGAAGACAATATATATTTGCATTTCCTGTATTGGCTTCTAAATGGAACTAATCTAAAAGAGCATGAAAATGCAACAGCTCAACCTGTTATTTCCGGTCGTAAAATTTACCCAATAGTTATTGGGCTACCACCCCTCTCCGAACAACACCGCATCGTCGCCAAGGTCGATGAACTCATGGCCCTTTGCGACCGCCTGGAGCAACAGCAAAGCGACAGCGCCGCCACCCACCAGGCCCTGATCGCCACCCTGCTGGATGCCCTGACCAATTCTGCTGATCACACGGAGTTTGCCGCAACCTGGCAACGCATCGCCGAGAACTTCGAGATCCTCTTCACCACCGAGCAATCCATCGACCAGCTGAAACAGACCATCCTTCAGCTTGCCGTGATGGGGAAGCTTGTTCCGCAGAATCCCGAGGATGAACCGGCAGCTGTGTTGCTAGAAAAAATCGCTGCGGAAAAGACACGGTTGATTAAGGAAGGGCAGATCAAGCGGCAGAAGAAGTTGCCGGAGATTACGGAAGAGGAGAAGCCCTTTGCGCTGCCAAGTGGGTGGGAGTGGGCGAGGTTTGATAGTTTATCCTTACATTCTGAAGCAGGTTGGAGTCCCAAGTGTGAATCAGCTCCACGAGTGGGAAATAACTGGGGAGTTCTCAAGGTTAGCGCAGTCACATGGGGAAACTATAACCCCGATGAAAACAAAGCGCTGCCGGACAATTTGGAACCAAAACCAGAGTACGAAGTAAAGCCGAGAGATTTTTTAATCTCCCGAGCAAATACAGCTCAGCTGGTAGCTCGCTCTGTTGTTGTACCTGATGATGCTCCGGCGCAATTGATGATGAGCGACAAAATTATCCGATTTGTTTTTTCTTCGAAAGTTGATGTCGAGTTCATTAATCGCGTCAACTCAAGCTCCTTTTGTCGTGATTATTATGCACGAATAGCAGGAGGAACCAGTAGCTCTATGAAAAACGTTTCGCGGGTAAACATACGCAATCTTCCGATACCTTTGCCCCCTCTCCCCGAACAACACCGCATCGTCACCAAAGTCGATGAACTCCTCACCCTCTGCGACACCCTCAAATCCCGCCTCCACAAAGCCCGCAGCACCCAGGTGCAGCTG